Proteins from a genomic interval of Zingiber officinale cultivar Zhangliang chromosome 1B, Zo_v1.1, whole genome shotgun sequence:
- the LOC122046019 gene encoding putative disease resistance RPP13-like protein 1, protein MIQESEWWENDFVLENILPSLGLSYQHLSSNVKQCFAFTAMFPKGHIFDKEQLVQMWIAQGFVRPGTQRGRMTMEDIGNQIFDELTCRYFFLRTINERYMIHDLIRELAVYISRDECFVIDDEFSKIPPTARHLTVIRTAKLDTLAELSKLHKVRTLVFYRDYHPEDFFSLGENSSRKFYESLEGILKNLKKLRILDLSYMRIDIKTLPSATCDLSHLRYLDISSTKIRRLPESFSKIYHLQVLILKRCWIKKLPAGMNRLIKMRHLHADADTISLVDGIGRLTDLQELVEFRITRKRGHQIGELKELRNIRRRLDIHNLECVESQEEALEAKLKDKEHLDHLKLYFKEATRSQGDIEKDILEGLEPHCNLKRLLIQNYGGLNSPCWLEKNYLTNLESIHLNCCARWEDLPPLGHLPFLMDIFILNLPVRRIGAKFYGDADQIFPSLQELQFHTLNELEEWSESDSRPIFPCLRKMRIENCLKLRRIHVLPLTMKQLDIKNSGYIGNALSEYLLTLTSLTFLELNKCSQRASVSLYNLRVLENLRLIECQELTLIGGLQSLTNLKNILIEKCPKLIEPAQMPMQPYVEQELRFLCTVWIDEYVLKHVWAILGRTPCIQVLRIHHCYVLSHFYPDQEEWFQQLTALNLLEFHMCPKLRKLPSSLGNAASIKIFKIVDCPNIESLPHNGLPFLVQNLEMHRCIKLKDRCRKDDGTDWPLISNIPNINIDGELIQRSELV, encoded by the coding sequence ATGATCCAAGAAAGTGAATGGTGGGAAAATGATTTTGTCTTGGAAAATATCCTTCCATCTCTAGGGCTGAGTTACCAACACCTCAGCTCAAATGTAAAACAGTGCTTTGCTTTCACTGCCATGTTCCCAAAGGGCCACATATTTGATAAAGAACAGTTAGTTCAGATGTGGATAGCTCAAGGTTTTGTCAGGCCAGGAACTCAGCGTGGAAGGATGACCATGGAGGATATTGGGAATCAGATTTTTGATGAGCTAACTTGCAGATACTTCTTCCTACGTACTATAAATGAAAGATATATGATCCATGATCTGATAAGAGAGTTGGCAGTGTATATTTCAAGGGATGAGTGTTTTGTGATTGATGATGAATTTTCCAAAATTCCACCAACTGCTCGTCACTTGACAGTAATAAGAACAGCTAAACTTGACACACTGGCAGAATTATCAAAGCTTCATAAAGTGCGAACACTTGTATTCTATCGTGATTATCATCCTGAAGATTTTTTCTCCTTGGGAGAAAATAGTTCTAGAAAATTTTATGAATCACTAGAAGGAATCTTGAAAAATCTAAAGAAATTAAGAATATTGGATTTATCGTACATGCGCATAGACATAAAGACGCTACCAAGTGCTACCTGTGATCTTTCACATCTCCGATATTTGGACATTTCTAGCACTAAGATTCGGCGGCTTCCTGAATCATTCTCTAAGATTTACCATTTGCAAGTGTTGATATTAAAGCGGTGTTGGATTAAAAAACTACCAGCAGGAATGAATAGGCTTATCAAAATGCGACATTTACATGCTGATGCAGACACAATTTCTCTAGTAGATGGGATTGGGAGATTGACTGACCTTCAAGAACTAGTTGAATTCCGTATTACCAGGAAGAGGGGGCACCAGATTGGAGAGCTCAAGGAATTACGAAATATTCGAAGGCGATTAGACATACATAATCTTGAGTGTGTTGAATCTCAGGAGGAGGCCTTGGAGGCAAAACTAAAGGACAAAGAACACCTTGATCATCTTAAGCTCTACTTCAAAGAAGCTACAAGGAGCCAGGGAGACATCGAGAAGGATATATTAGAAGGCCTTGAACCTCATTGTAATCTAAAGAGACTTTTGATTCAGAACTATGGAGGTTTGAATTCCCCGTGTTGGTTGGAGAAGAATTATCTTACAAATTTGGAATCAATTCATCTTAATTGCTGTGCCAGGTGGGAAGATCTTCCACCATTGGGTCATCTCCCATTTCTGATGGACATATTTATTTTAAACCTTCCGGTAAGAAGAATTGGTGCCAAATTTTATGGGGATGCTGATCAGATCTTCCCTTCACTGCAAGAACTACAGTTTCATACCTTGAATGAATTGGAGGAGTGGTCTGAATCGGACAGTAGGCCAATTTTTCCTTGTCTTAGGAAAATGAGAATAGAAAATTGCCTTAAGCTAAGAAGAATCCATGTTCTCCCTTTGACAATGAAACAGCTTGATATTAAGAATTCTGGTTATATTGGCAATGCCCTATCTGAGTATCTGCTAACTTTAACCTCTCTAACATTTTTGGAGTTGAATAAGTGTTCACAAAGAGCATCCGTGTCTCTATATAACCTTAGAGTTCTTGAAAACCTACGACTGATTGAATGCCAGGAGTTGACCTTAATTGGTGGATTACAGTCTCTTACAAATCTGAAAAACATACTTATTGAGAAATGCCCAAAGTTAATTGAACCTGCACAGATGCCAATGCAACCATATGTTGAACAGGAATTGAGATTTCTGTGCACCGTTTGGATTGATGAATATGTTCTCAAACATGTTTGGGCAATACTAGGAAGGACCCCATGTATTCAGGTGCTCAGAATCCATCATTGTTATGTTCTTTCTCATTTCTACCCTGACCAAGAGGAGTGGTTTCAGCAACTGACTGCCCTAAATCTCCTTGAGTTCCATATGTGTCCAAAACTGAGAAAGCTTCCTTCTTCCTTAGGAAATGCCGCCTCCATCAAGATTTTCAAAATTGTCGATTGCCCAAATATTGAGTCACTGCCACATAATGGTCTACCGTTCTTGGTTCAAAATCTGGAAATGCATCGCTGCATTAAATTGAAAGATCGGTGCAGGAAGGATGATGGGACAGACTGGCCACTTATTTCAAATATCCCCAACATTAATATTGATGGTGAATTAATACAGAGATCGGAGTTGGTTTAG
- the LOC122046030 gene encoding F-box protein At2g02240-like isoform X2, translating into MATEKRGRPSTCGFSMLPEECVSYLLSFTSPRDVCRSSLVSKSFLAAAQTDVLWESFLPSDVAEILSRATHPVDYSSRKELYFCLCHPLLVDEGRLSFQLERSTGKKTYMLSPETMGITWMDTPQYWRWISLPHSRFSRQAELLSVCWLHITGSIDSRLLSQKTMYTAYMIYKLNPDSYGLDSNSQKASIKLGAHSQENRVSLEPDDEEDDEEEEEKQIQLRGDGWLEMELGEIYNDQGDEGEIAIIFSDVEELHWKKGLVFAGFEIRPTKRKVDVELLG; encoded by the exons ATGGCAACAGAGAAAAGAGGGCGGCCATCCACTTGCGGCTTCTCCATGCTACCGGAGGAGTGCGTCAGCTATCTGCTCTCCTTCACTTCGCCTCGTGACGTCTGCAGGTCGTCGCTGGTCTCCAAGTCTTTCCTCGCTGCGGCACAAACTGATGTCTTGTGGGAGTCCTTCCTGCCTTCGGACGTGGCTGAGATACTATCGCGCGCCACACATCCGGTGGATTACTCCTCTAGGAAGGAGCTGTACTTCTGCCTCTGCCATCCCCTCCTCGTCGACGAAGGCAGACTG AGCTTCCAATTGGAAAGGTCAACAGGGAAGAAGACTTACATGCTATCTCCGGAAACCATGGGTATAACCTGGATGGATACTCCTCAGTATTGGAGATGGATTTCTCTTCCACACTCTAG GTTTAGTAGGCAGGCAGAGCTTTTATCTGTTTGCTGGCTTCATATAACCGGCTCAATAGACAGTCGATTGCTCTCCCAAAAGACAATGTATACAGCATACATGATCTACAAGTTAAATCCCGATTCATATGGTCTTGATTCCAACTCCCAAAAGGCCTCCATCAAATTAGGAGCTCATTCACAAGAAAACCGTGTCTCTTTGGAACCAGATGATGAAGAGgatgatgaggaagaagaagaaaagcaaaTACAGCTGAGAGGGGATGGATGGTTGGAAATGGAGCTAGGCGAGATTTATAACGATCAAGGCGATGAAGGAGAGATTGCAATCATATTTAGTGACGTTGAAGAACTCCATTGGAAGAAAGGCCTTGTTTTCGCTGGATTTGAGATTAGGCCGACCAAAAGAAAGGTGGATGTTGAATTGTTAGGTTAA
- the LOC122046030 gene encoding F-box protein At2g02240-like isoform X1: protein MATEKRGRPSTCGFSMLPEECVSYLLSFTSPRDVCRSSLVSKSFLAAAQTDVLWESFLPSDVAEILSRATHPVDYSSRKELYFCLCHPLLVDEGRLLTLQSFQLERSTGKKTYMLSPETMGITWMDTPQYWRWISLPHSRFSRQAELLSVCWLHITGSIDSRLLSQKTMYTAYMIYKLNPDSYGLDSNSQKASIKLGAHSQENRVSLEPDDEEDDEEEEEKQIQLRGDGWLEMELGEIYNDQGDEGEIAIIFSDVEELHWKKGLVFAGFEIRPTKRKVDVELLG, encoded by the exons ATGGCAACAGAGAAAAGAGGGCGGCCATCCACTTGCGGCTTCTCCATGCTACCGGAGGAGTGCGTCAGCTATCTGCTCTCCTTCACTTCGCCTCGTGACGTCTGCAGGTCGTCGCTGGTCTCCAAGTCTTTCCTCGCTGCGGCACAAACTGATGTCTTGTGGGAGTCCTTCCTGCCTTCGGACGTGGCTGAGATACTATCGCGCGCCACACATCCGGTGGATTACTCCTCTAGGAAGGAGCTGTACTTCTGCCTCTGCCATCCCCTCCTCGTCGACGAAGGCAGACTG TTGACTTTACAGAGCTTCCAATTGGAAAGGTCAACAGGGAAGAAGACTTACATGCTATCTCCGGAAACCATGGGTATAACCTGGATGGATACTCCTCAGTATTGGAGATGGATTTCTCTTCCACACTCTAG GTTTAGTAGGCAGGCAGAGCTTTTATCTGTTTGCTGGCTTCATATAACCGGCTCAATAGACAGTCGATTGCTCTCCCAAAAGACAATGTATACAGCATACATGATCTACAAGTTAAATCCCGATTCATATGGTCTTGATTCCAACTCCCAAAAGGCCTCCATCAAATTAGGAGCTCATTCACAAGAAAACCGTGTCTCTTTGGAACCAGATGATGAAGAGgatgatgaggaagaagaagaaaagcaaaTACAGCTGAGAGGGGATGGATGGTTGGAAATGGAGCTAGGCGAGATTTATAACGATCAAGGCGATGAAGGAGAGATTGCAATCATATTTAGTGACGTTGAAGAACTCCATTGGAAGAAAGGCCTTGTTTTCGCTGGATTTGAGATTAGGCCGACCAAAAGAAAGGTGGATGTTGAATTGTTAGGTTAA
- the LOC121992733 gene encoding putative disease resistance protein RGA1 — protein sequence MDTVGVAMMVGEWFAGYIIDKLVSFVASHVSDHWDLLTDVEEKLKEIQDRLPRIQAVIHAAEGRPIRDPALVNWLRQIKEAAYEADDLLDEIEFVKNLFVSDDELKRLKDLLGDVDKIYSEIDRKKVELDEDNAKHAASIRETSSFTQEVVFGRDKEREKILEMLLSSGNDADFRNKGAGSSSHASLGVLPIVGIGGVGKTTLAQIIYNDPRVADHFELRKWVYVSNDFNVKRIARDLEGEMASDSRPDHISLDTQLSNLSRATTAKRFLFVLDDVWDEAGRKWMELRSALTYGNRGSTVLITTQSPLVAQVMGTMDQIELKLLEESDYWRLFEHCSFGSRVIDSYLRRKLQLIG from the exons ATGGATACAGTCGGGGTCGCGATGATGGTCGGAGAATGGTTTGCGGGCTACATCATCGATAAGTTGGTCAGCTTCGTCGCGTCCCATGTTTCCGACCACTGGGATCTGCTCACTGACGTGGAGGAGAAGCTCAAAGAGATACAAGATCGACTTCCTCGCATCCAAGCAGTGATCCATGCAGCGGAGGGCAGGCCGATCAGGGATCCAGCCCTGGTCAACTGGCTGCGGCAAATCAAAGAGGCGGCCTACGAAGCGGACGACCTACTGGACGAGATAGA ATTTGTCAAGAACCTATTTGTTTCCGATGATGAACTCAAGAGGTTGAAGGATCTGCTGGGGGATGTGGATAAAATTTACTCTGAAATCGACCGCAAAAAAGTTGAGCTGGATGAGGACAATGCAAAGCACGCCGCATCAATAAGGGAGACGAGCTCCTTCACCCAGGAAGTGGTGTTTGGGAGAGATAAAGAGAGGGAAAAGATACTTGAGATGTTGTTGAGTTCAGGAAATGATGCTGATTTCCGCAACAAGGGAGCAGGCAGCAGCAGCCATGCGAGTCTTGGTGTGCTTCCAATTGTTGGCATTGGGGGAGTTGGGAAGACAACCCTAGCACAGATTATTTACAATGACCCAAGGGTTGCTGACCATTTTGAGCTCAGAAAATGGGTTTATGTATCTAATGATTTCAATGTGAAAAGGATTGCAAGAGACTTGGAAGGGGAAATGGCTTCTGATTCTCGCCCTGATCATATTAGTTTAGATACACAGCTAAGTAATCTCAGTCGTGCTACTACAGCTAAAAGATTTCTGTTTGTACTTGATGATGTATGGGATGAAGCTGGAAGAAAGTGGATGGAGCTTAGAAGTGCCTTGACCTATGGGAACAGAGGAAGCACTGTTCTGATAACAACACAAAGTCCATTAGTTGCTCAAGTTATGGGAACGATGGACCAAATAGAGTTAAAACTTTTAGAGGAAAGTGATTATTGGAGGCTCTTTGAACATTGCTCATTCGGTTCAAGAGTCATTGATTCATATCTAAGAAGAAAGTTGCAATTAATTGGTTAA